One part of the Haemophilus parainfluenzae genome encodes these proteins:
- a CDS encoding DUF2489 domain-containing protein → MWPIIFSIIALGIIAGVSFYAFKLLRKLRHQNTLIKQAKITRTKRLKESMVIIAKAMQNGDCNHSEGVIRLSMLLLPFGQSLQPYQAMYALYNIVKEMPTHEARKALLKKERMKLDLERESAEAKFEEEIMLELRQFLNDVEKFGEA, encoded by the coding sequence ATGTGGCCGATTATTTTCAGTATCATTGCTTTGGGAATTATTGCTGGTGTATCATTTTATGCTTTCAAATTACTTAGGAAGTTACGCCATCAAAACACTCTCATTAAACAGGCTAAAATAACGCGTACAAAACGCCTAAAAGAGAGTATGGTAATTATCGCTAAAGCGATGCAAAATGGAGATTGTAACCATTCAGAAGGAGTGATTCGTTTATCAATGCTTTTACTCCCTTTTGGACAATCTTTGCAGCCATATCAAGCGATGTATGCACTTTATAATATTGTAAAAGAAATGCCTACGCATGAAGCTCGGAAAGCATTGTTAAAAAAAGAAAGAATGAAACTCGATCTTGAGCGAGAAAGTGCAGAAGCAAAATTTGAAGAAGAAATTATGTTGGAGTTACGTCAGTTTTTAAATGACGTAGAGAAATTTGGGGAAGCTTAA
- the hemN gene encoding oxygen-independent coproporphyrinogen III oxidase, translated as MSEIIWDLALIQKYNQSGPRYTSYPTALEFNESYTNEDFIAAANRYPERPLSLYVHIPFCHKLCYFCGCNKVITRHQHKADIYLDYLEKEIKARSELFKNRVATQVHWGGGTPTYLTEEQSARLMKMLKDYFTIADNAEVSIEMDPREIELDMLDHLRNIGFNRISMGVQDFNKAVQKAVNREQDEEFVNALLVRARELGFQSTNLDLIYGLPLQNVESFMFTLHKVIELNPDRLSIFNYAHLPSRFAGQAKIKEDQLPPPKTKLEILQKTIETLGNAGYKFIGMDHFAKPDDELAIAQEKGVLHRNFQGYTTQEECDLLGLGVSAISLLGDTYAQNQKELKHYYHDVENSGIALHKGLAMTEEDCLRRDVIKQLICNFKLDFAPIEKQYNIDFKKHFAEDLQLLQPLLEDGLISETETGLQVSPKGRLLIRNICLCFDTYSRAAAKRQQFSRII; from the coding sequence ATGTCTGAAATTATTTGGGATCTTGCGTTAATTCAAAAATATAACCAATCAGGACCTCGTTATACATCTTATCCAACTGCATTAGAATTTAATGAAAGTTACACAAACGAAGATTTTATTGCAGCGGCTAATCGTTATCCGGAAAGACCACTTTCCCTTTACGTACACATTCCGTTTTGTCACAAACTTTGCTATTTCTGTGGTTGTAATAAGGTGATTACTCGTCATCAACATAAGGCGGATATTTATCTTGATTACCTTGAAAAAGAAATCAAAGCACGCTCAGAATTATTCAAAAATCGTGTTGCGACTCAAGTGCATTGGGGCGGCGGCACACCGACTTATTTGACAGAAGAACAATCTGCTCGTTTGATGAAGATGCTTAAAGACTATTTTACGATTGCGGATAATGCAGAAGTCAGTATTGAAATGGACCCACGCGAGATTGAACTTGATATGCTTGATCATTTACGCAATATTGGTTTTAACCGAATTAGCATGGGTGTACAAGATTTCAATAAAGCGGTTCAAAAAGCGGTAAATCGTGAACAAGATGAAGAGTTTGTAAATGCTTTGCTTGTTCGTGCGCGTGAGTTAGGTTTCCAATCAACGAATCTTGATTTAATTTATGGATTGCCACTTCAAAATGTGGAAAGCTTTATGTTTACATTGCATAAAGTGATTGAATTGAATCCTGATCGTTTAAGTATCTTTAACTATGCTCATTTACCAAGTCGATTTGCAGGGCAAGCAAAAATTAAAGAAGATCAATTACCACCACCGAAAACTAAATTAGAAATTTTACAGAAAACGATTGAAACCTTAGGCAATGCTGGTTATAAGTTTATCGGTATGGATCACTTTGCTAAACCAGATGATGAATTAGCGATTGCTCAAGAGAAAGGTGTCTTACATCGAAATTTCCAAGGCTATACCACGCAAGAAGAATGTGATTTGCTCGGTTTAGGTGTATCAGCCATTAGTTTATTAGGTGATACATATGCTCAAAACCAAAAAGAATTAAAACATTATTATCATGATGTAGAAAATTCAGGTATTGCACTGCATAAAGGTTTAGCGATGACAGAAGAAGATTGCTTACGTCGTGATGTGATTAAGCAATTGATTTGTAACTTTAAGCTTGATTTTGCACCAATTGAAAAACAATATAATATTGATTTTAAAAAACACTTTGCTGAAGATTTACAGTTATTACAGCCATTACTTGAAGATGGGTTAATTTCTGAAACAGAAACAGGCTTACAAGTTTCGCCTAAAGGTCGATTATTAATCCGTAATATTTGCTTATGCTTTGATACCTATTCAAGAGCAGCAGCAAAACGACAACAATTCTCTCGAATTATTTAG
- a CDS encoding MetQ/NlpA family lipoprotein — MKLKNLFAITAIASALVLTGCKEEKKADVASTTPTATSIKVGVMAGPEHQVAETAAKVAKDKYNLNVEFVLFNDYALPNTAVSKGDLDANAMQHKPYLDEDAKAKSLNNLVIVGNTFVYPLAGYSKTIKNVNDLKEGAKIVVPNDPSNRGRALILLEKQGLIKLKNVNDLLSTVADIVENPKNFKISEVDTSVAARALDDVDLAVVNNTYAGQVGLNAQDNGVFVEDKDSPYVNIIVARTDNKDSKAIQDFVKAYQTEEVYQEAKKHFKDGVVKGW; from the coding sequence ATGAAATTAAAAAACTTATTTGCTATCACTGCTATTGCGTCAGCATTAGTATTAACAGGGTGTAAAGAAGAGAAAAAAGCAGATGTAGCATCAACTACACCTACTGCAACATCAATCAAAGTTGGTGTAATGGCGGGTCCTGAGCACCAAGTAGCTGAAACTGCTGCAAAAGTCGCAAAAGATAAATACAACTTAAATGTTGAATTTGTTTTATTCAATGACTACGCATTACCAAACACTGCGGTATCTAAAGGTGATTTAGATGCTAACGCAATGCAACACAAACCTTACCTAGATGAAGATGCAAAAGCAAAAAGCTTAAATAACTTAGTGATCGTTGGTAACACCTTTGTTTACCCACTTGCTGGTTATTCTAAAACTATTAAAAATGTAAATGATTTAAAAGAAGGTGCTAAAATCGTTGTTCCAAACGATCCGTCAAACCGCGGTCGCGCATTAATTCTTCTAGAAAAACAAGGTTTAATCAAACTTAAAAATGTTAACGACCTTCTTTCAACTGTAGCTGATATTGTTGAAAATCCGAAAAACTTCAAAATTTCTGAAGTAGATACTTCTGTTGCCGCTCGTGCACTAGATGATGTTGATCTTGCTGTTGTAAATAACACTTATGCGGGTCAAGTTGGTTTAAATGCGCAAGATAACGGTGTCTTCGTAGAAGATAAAGATTCTCCATACGTAAACATCATCGTTGCACGTACTGATAACAAAGACAGCAAAGCGATCCAAGATTTCGTCAAAGCGTACCAAACTGAAGAAGTTTACCAAGAAGCGAAAAAACACTTTAAAGATGGTGTTGTAAAAGGCTGGTAA
- the rpoC gene encoding DNA-directed RNA polymerase subunit beta' — translation MKDLVKFLKAQSKTSEDFDVIKIGLASPDMIRSWSFGEVKKPETINYRTFKPERDGLFCARIFGPVKDYECLCGKYKRLKHRGVICEKCGVEVTQTKVRRERMGHIELACPVAHIWFLKSLPSRIGLLLDMPLRDIERVLYFEMYIVTEPGMTDLERGQLLTEEQFLDAEDRWQDEFEAKMGAEAIQDLLKGIDLEVECEKLREELQETNSETKRKKITKRLKLLEAFQQSGNKPEWMVMTVLPVLPPDLRPLVPLDGGRFATSDLNDLYRRVINRNNRLKRLLDLIAPDIIVRNEKRMLQESVDALLDNGRRGRAITGSNRRPLKSLADMIKGKQGRFRQNLLGKRVDYSGRSVITVGPYLHLHQCGLPKKMALELFRPFIYAKLESRGYATTIKAAKKMVEREDAIVWDILAEVIREHPILLNRAPTLHRLGIQAFEPLLIEGKAIQLHPLVCAAFNADFDGDQMAVHVPLTLEAQLEARALMMSTNNVLSPANGDPIIVPSQDVVLGLYYMTREKVNGKGEGMLLQDPREAEKAYRTGEAELHSRVKVRITEYVKNEAGELEEKTTLTDTTIGRAILWMIAPKGMPYLLFNQTLGKKAISKLINEAYRRLGLKEAVMFADHIMYTGFAYAARSGSSVGIDDMVIPEKKYEIISAAEEEVAEIQEQFQSGLVTAGERYNKVIDIWAAANERVAKAMMENLSQEEVINREGNPEKQASFNSIFMMADSGARGSAAQIRQLAGMRGLMARPDGSIIETPITANFREGLNVLQYFISTHGARKGLADTALKTANSGYLTRRLVDVAQDLVIVEDDCGTHEGLVMTPLIEGGDEKVPLRELVLGRVVAEDVYKPGTEEVLIARNTLLDEKLCDVLDANSVDSVKVRSVVTCDTDFGVCAKCYGRDLARGHLINQGEAVGVIAAQSIGEPGTQLTMRTFHIGGAASAAAKESSVQIKNNGTLHLANAKFVVNDEGKLVLTSRNTELTVTDAFGRTKEHYKVPYGTVLNKADGQEVSAGETVANWDPHTMPVVSEVSGFVKFVDIVDGLTVTRQTDELTGLSSIVVQDVGERATAGKDLRPTIKLVDAKGNDIFLPETDVIAQYFLPGKAIVSLDDGAEVKVGEPLARIPQESVGTKDITGGLPRVADLFEARKPKEPAILAEISGIVSFGKETKGKRRLLITPTEGEIYEEMIPKWRQLNVFEGEMVERGDVISDGAETPHDILRLRGVRAVTEYIVNEVQEVYRLQGVKINDKHIEVIVRQMLRKAVITKAYDSEFLEGEQVEVARVKIVNRKREVEGKPPVEFERELLGITKASLATESFISAASFQETTRVLTEAAVAGKRDELRGLKENVIVGRLIPAGTGFAYHQGRHKKRIVDDVVIKLSEDDEAAIADEFVMTADDATANLAEMLNMADDAE, via the coding sequence GTGAAAGACTTAGTTAAGTTTTTAAAAGCACAATCAAAAACGAGTGAAGATTTTGATGTGATTAAAATTGGGTTAGCTTCTCCAGACATGATCCGTTCGTGGTCATTTGGTGAAGTTAAAAAACCTGAAACAATCAACTATCGTACGTTCAAACCTGAGCGTGATGGTCTTTTCTGTGCACGTATTTTCGGGCCAGTAAAAGATTACGAATGTTTATGCGGTAAATATAAACGCTTAAAACACCGTGGTGTGATTTGTGAAAAATGTGGTGTTGAAGTTACACAAACTAAAGTGCGTCGTGAACGTATGGGCCATATCGAATTGGCTTGTCCAGTTGCACACATTTGGTTCTTAAAATCACTTCCATCCCGTATTGGTTTATTACTTGATATGCCATTACGTGATATTGAACGTGTGCTTTACTTTGAAATGTACATCGTGACCGAACCGGGTATGACCGATTTGGAACGTGGACAGTTATTAACTGAAGAACAATTCCTTGATGCAGAAGACCGTTGGCAAGATGAATTCGAAGCGAAAATGGGTGCTGAAGCAATTCAAGATTTACTTAAAGGTATTGATCTTGAAGTGGAATGTGAAAAATTACGTGAAGAGTTACAAGAAACTAACTCTGAAACAAAACGTAAGAAAATCACTAAACGCTTAAAATTATTAGAAGCTTTCCAACAGTCTGGTAATAAACCAGAGTGGATGGTGATGACGGTATTACCGGTACTTCCACCAGATTTACGTCCGTTAGTACCATTAGATGGTGGTCGTTTTGCAACATCTGATTTGAACGATTTATATCGTCGCGTGATCAACCGTAACAACCGTTTAAAACGTTTATTAGATTTAATTGCACCAGATATTATCGTGCGCAACGAAAAACGTATGTTACAAGAATCTGTGGATGCGTTATTAGATAATGGTCGTCGTGGTCGTGCGATTACGGGTTCTAACCGTCGTCCATTAAAATCACTTGCGGATATGATCAAAGGTAAACAAGGTCGTTTCCGTCAAAACTTATTAGGTAAACGTGTTGACTATTCAGGCCGTTCTGTAATCACTGTAGGTCCATACTTGCACTTACACCAATGTGGTTTACCGAAGAAAATGGCATTGGAATTATTCCGTCCGTTTATCTATGCAAAATTAGAAAGCCGTGGTTATGCAACCACAATTAAAGCGGCTAAGAAAATGGTTGAGCGTGAAGACGCGATCGTTTGGGATATCTTGGCAGAAGTTATTCGTGAGCACCCAATTCTATTGAACCGTGCACCGACACTTCACCGTTTAGGTATTCAAGCGTTTGAACCACTTCTAATCGAAGGTAAAGCAATCCAGTTACACCCACTTGTTTGTGCGGCGTTCAACGCGGACTTCGATGGTGACCAAATGGCGGTTCACGTACCATTAACACTTGAAGCGCAGTTAGAAGCACGTGCGTTAATGATGTCAACCAACAACGTACTTTCACCAGCAAACGGTGATCCAATTATCGTTCCATCACAAGACGTGGTGTTGGGTCTTTATTATATGACCCGTGAAAAAGTAAACGGTAAAGGCGAAGGCATGTTATTGCAAGATCCGCGCGAAGCTGAAAAAGCGTATCGCACAGGTGAAGCGGAGTTACATTCTCGTGTTAAAGTACGTATTACTGAATATGTGAAAAATGAAGCTGGCGAATTAGAAGAGAAAACCACATTAACCGATACCACTATCGGTCGTGCAATCTTATGGATGATCGCGCCGAAAGGCATGCCTTATTTATTGTTCAACCAAACATTAGGTAAAAAAGCAATTTCTAAACTCATCAACGAAGCTTATCGTCGTTTAGGTTTGAAAGAAGCAGTAATGTTTGCTGACCATATTATGTATACCGGTTTTGCTTACGCTGCACGTTCAGGTTCTTCTGTGGGTATCGATGATATGGTTATCCCAGAGAAAAAATATGAAATTATTTCTGCAGCGGAAGAAGAAGTGGCAGAAATTCAAGAACAGTTCCAATCTGGTCTTGTAACAGCTGGCGAACGTTATAACAAAGTTATCGATATTTGGGCTGCGGCGAATGAGCGCGTAGCGAAAGCGATGATGGAAAACTTATCTCAGGAAGAAGTCATCAACCGTGAAGGTAACCCTGAGAAACAAGCTTCTTTCAACAGTATCTTTATGATGGCTGACTCTGGTGCGCGTGGTTCTGCAGCTCAGATTCGTCAGTTAGCAGGTATGCGTGGTTTGATGGCGCGTCCAGATGGTTCGATCATCGAAACCCCAATTACAGCGAACTTCCGTGAAGGTTTGAACGTACTTCAGTACTTTATTTCAACCCACGGTGCACGTAAAGGTTTGGCGGATACCGCATTAAAAACAGCAAACTCGGGTTACTTAACTCGTCGTTTAGTTGATGTAGCACAAGACTTAGTGATCGTTGAAGATGACTGTGGTACACACGAAGGCTTAGTCATGACTCCATTAATCGAAGGTGGCGATGAGAAAGTTCCACTTCGCGAATTAGTGTTAGGTCGTGTTGTAGCTGAAGATGTGTATAAACCAGGTACAGAAGAAGTTTTAATTGCACGTAACACGTTATTAGATGAAAAACTTTGTGATGTGTTAGATGCAAACTCAGTGGACAGCGTAAAAGTACGTTCTGTTGTAACTTGTGATACTGACTTCGGTGTATGTGCGAAATGTTACGGTCGTGACTTAGCACGTGGTCACCTCATCAACCAAGGTGAAGCAGTGGGTGTTATCGCTGCTCAATCTATCGGTGAGCCAGGTACACAGTTAACCATGCGTACGTTCCACATCGGTGGTGCAGCTTCTGCAGCCGCGAAAGAATCTAGCGTACAAATCAAAAACAACGGTACTTTACACCTTGCTAACGCAAAATTCGTTGTGAATGACGAAGGTAAATTAGTGTTAACTTCTCGTAATACTGAGTTAACCGTAACCGATGCATTCGGTCGTACGAAAGAACACTATAAAGTGCCTTACGGTACGGTATTGAATAAAGCAGATGGTCAAGAAGTATCAGCAGGTGAAACAGTGGCAAACTGGGATCCACATACCATGCCAGTTGTCTCTGAGGTATCAGGTTTTGTGAAATTCGTTGATATCGTGGACGGTTTAACTGTAACTCGTCAAACGGATGAATTAACCGGTCTTTCTTCTATCGTGGTACAAGACGTGGGTGAACGTGCAACAGCAGGTAAAGATTTACGTCCAACCATCAAATTAGTTGATGCAAAAGGTAACGATATTTTCTTACCTGAAACTGATGTTATTGCACAATACTTCTTACCAGGTAAAGCAATCGTAAGTTTAGATGACGGTGCGGAAGTGAAAGTGGGTGAACCACTTGCACGTATTCCACAAGAATCTGTAGGTACTAAAGATATTACTGGTGGTCTTCCACGCGTTGCTGATTTATTCGAAGCTCGTAAACCGAAAGAGCCTGCTATTTTGGCAGAAATTTCAGGTATCGTGTCCTTCGGTAAAGAAACCAAAGGTAAACGTCGCTTGTTAATCACCCCAACTGAAGGTGAAATCTACGAAGAAATGATTCCAAAATGGCGTCAGCTCAACGTATTTGAAGGTGAGATGGTAGAACGTGGTGACGTGATTTCTGATGGTGCAGAGACACCACACGATATCTTACGTTTACGCGGTGTTCGTGCTGTAACTGAATATATCGTAAACGAAGTGCAAGAAGTTTACCGCTTACAAGGGGTAAAAATTAACGATAAGCACATCGAAGTTATTGTACGTCAAATGTTACGTAAAGCAGTCATTACGAAAGCTTATGACAGCGAATTCCTCGAAGGGGAACAAGTTGAAGTAGCTCGCGTGAAAATTGTGAACCGTAAACGTGAAGTGGAAGGTAAACCACCGGTTGAATTCGAACGTGAATTACTTGGTATTACCAAAGCATCATTGGCGACAGAATCCTTCATTTCTGCGGCATCGTTCCAAGAAACCACTCGCGTGCTTACTGAAGCTGCGGTGGCGGGTAAACGTGATGAATTACGCGGCTTGAAAGAGAACGTAATTGTAGGTCGTTTAATCCCTGCAGGTACTGGTTTTGCGTATCACCAAGGTCGTCACAAAAAACGTATTGTAGACGATGTTGTGATTAAATTGTCTGAAGACGATGAAGCAGCAATTGCTGATGAATTTGTCATGACAGCAGATGATGCAACCGCTAACTTAGCAGAAATGCTTAATATGGCAGATGATGCAGAGTAA
- the yihI gene encoding Der GTPase-activating protein YihI, translated as MARKKKSRKISDIMPIRKSDKKPEAPKLSGKKLTRYELDAKAREDKKKRKHKGLASGSRHSNAEQNKHNQVVEQKDPRIGSRKKVPLIVEFVNKPEKGIIIPAVKEPKKLAPEVELERLENNEILNELLDALDEGKTISKADQQFVDECLDRIAQLMEELGIQDEDETEDDLYRTFEKIDINQFR; from the coding sequence ATGGCTCGTAAAAAGAAAAGTCGTAAAATTAGCGATATTATGCCAATTCGTAAATCAGATAAGAAACCTGAAGCACCTAAGCTATCAGGTAAAAAATTAACACGTTATGAATTAGATGCTAAAGCAAGAGAAGATAAGAAAAAACGTAAACATAAAGGTTTAGCATCGGGTTCTCGTCATAGTAACGCTGAGCAAAATAAGCATAATCAAGTCGTTGAACAAAAAGATCCGCGTATTGGCAGTCGTAAAAAGGTTCCACTGATTGTTGAATTTGTGAATAAACCTGAGAAAGGGATAATAATTCCAGCAGTAAAAGAGCCGAAAAAACTTGCGCCTGAAGTTGAGTTAGAACGTTTAGAAAATAATGAAATTCTAAATGAATTGCTGGATGCCTTAGATGAAGGTAAAACGATTAGTAAAGCTGATCAACAATTTGTGGATGAATGTTTAGATCGTATTGCTCAGTTAATGGAAGAATTGGGTATTCAAGATGAAGATGAGACAGAGGATGATCTCTATCGAACCTTCGAGAAGATTGATATCAACCAATTCAGATAA
- a CDS encoding methionine ABC transporter permease, whose translation MFNELWATLSQQFPDNFANLLTVSTVETIYMSVLSTLIAALLGLPLGFLTFLTNKGAILESKKLNACLNVIINIGRSIPYIILLLALIPLTSWLLPSGSIGSNAAIVSLSAAATPFFARLTSNALFEIPMGLTETAKAMGATNWQIIRKFYLPESLPTLINAITLTFVTLIGYTAMAGTQGGGGLGSLAINYGVYRNMPSVTWAATIVIVIIVMLSQKLGDTLAKRVDHR comes from the coding sequence ATGTTCAATGAATTATGGGCAACACTTAGCCAACAATTTCCCGATAATTTTGCTAATTTATTAACGGTATCTACCGTTGAAACAATTTATATGTCGGTCTTATCAACATTAATTGCAGCTTTATTAGGTTTACCATTAGGTTTTTTAACCTTTTTAACCAATAAAGGGGCGATTTTAGAAAGCAAAAAGCTCAATGCGTGTTTAAATGTCATTATTAATATTGGACGTTCAATCCCTTATATTATTTTGTTACTTGCTTTAATTCCGCTTACCAGTTGGTTACTTCCTAGCGGGAGCATTGGTTCTAATGCAGCGATTGTGTCATTAAGTGCGGCGGCAACACCATTTTTTGCTCGCCTAACAAGTAATGCGCTTTTTGAGATTCCAATGGGTTTAACTGAAACCGCAAAAGCAATGGGTGCAACCAATTGGCAAATTATTCGTAAATTCTATTTGCCTGAATCCCTACCTACGCTAATTAATGCTATTACGCTCACTTTCGTGACATTAATTGGCTATACCGCAATGGCGGGAACGCAAGGCGGTGGCGGCTTAGGAAGCCTCGCCATTAACTATGGTGTCTATCGCAATATGCCATCGGTAACTTGGGCGGCAACGATTGTTATCGTGATTATCGTGATGCTCAGTCAAAAATTAGGCGACACGCTCGCAAAACGAGTGGATCACCGTTAA
- the metN gene encoding methionine ABC transporter ATP-binding protein MetN: MIKLNNITKIFTLPDKKLTALDNVSLHVPKGQICGVIGASGAGKSTLIRCVNLLERPTHGAVIIDGVDLTQLSDAELVKTRRQIGMIFQHFNLLTSRTVFENVALPLELENKSKAEIQEKTTALLALVGLSDKHNVYPANLSGGQKQRVAIARALASDPKVLLCDEATSALDPATTQSILKLLKEINRSLGITILLITHEMEVVKRICDQVAVIDKGRLVEQGTVSEIFSNPKTKLAQEFISSTFHISLPEEYLENLSHSPKHARSYPIIKFEFTGRSVDAPLLSQASKKFGVELSILTSQIDYAGGVKFGFTIAEVEGDEDAITQTKVYLMENNVRVEVLGYVQ, encoded by the coding sequence ATGATTAAGCTAAATAATATTACGAAGATTTTTACACTTCCAGATAAAAAACTGACTGCACTTGATAATGTTTCATTACATGTGCCTAAAGGACAGATTTGTGGGGTCATTGGTGCCTCTGGTGCGGGCAAAAGTACGCTGATCCGTTGTGTAAACTTATTAGAAAGACCAACTCACGGTGCCGTAATCATCGATGGCGTAGATTTAACTCAACTTTCTGACGCTGAATTAGTGAAAACACGCCGCCAAATCGGCATGATTTTCCAACATTTTAATTTATTGACCTCTCGAACCGTTTTTGAAAACGTAGCGTTACCACTTGAATTAGAAAATAAATCAAAAGCAGAAATTCAAGAGAAAACAACCGCACTTTTAGCGCTTGTTGGATTAAGTGATAAACATAATGTGTATCCAGCTAATCTCTCAGGCGGCCAAAAACAGCGTGTAGCCATTGCTCGAGCACTTGCAAGTGATCCCAAAGTATTATTATGTGATGAAGCTACTAGCGCATTAGATCCCGCTACAACACAATCCATTCTAAAATTATTAAAAGAAATCAACCGCTCTTTAGGCATTACAATTCTTCTTATTACCCATGAAATGGAAGTAGTTAAACGAATCTGCGATCAAGTTGCAGTAATTGATAAAGGCCGTCTCGTTGAACAAGGCACAGTTAGCGAAATTTTCTCTAATCCAAAAACAAAGTTAGCTCAAGAATTTATTAGTTCTACTTTCCATATCTCGTTGCCAGAAGAATACTTGGAAAATTTATCTCATAGTCCCAAACATGCAAGATCTTACCCAATTATCAAATTTGAATTTACTGGTCGCTCTGTCGATGCGCCACTACTTTCTCAAGCATCGAAAAAGTTTGGTGTCGAACTCAGTATTTTAACTTCACAAATTGATTATGCCGGTGGCGTTAAATTCGGCTTTACTATTGCAGAAGTTGAAGGTGATGAAGATGCAATTACACAAACTAAGGTCTATTTAATGGAAAATAATGTTCGAGTAGAGGTACTAGGCTATGTTCAATGA
- the gmhB gene encoding D-glycero-beta-D-manno-heptose 1,7-bisphosphate 7-phosphatase: MKKAIFLDRDGTLNIDHGYVYKIEDFQFIEGSIDALKALKELGYLLVLVTNQSGIARGYFSEEQFLQLTEWMDWSLADRGIDLDGIYYCPHHPEGKGEYKEDCACRKPKSGMLLEAIKALKIDPAQSIMVGDKIEDLKAGIDANVRTNILVRTGKPITEEGENLADYVLDSIADLPRIAKRLIK, from the coding sequence ATGAAGAAAGCTATTTTTTTGGATCGAGATGGTACCTTAAATATCGACCATGGTTATGTTTATAAAATTGAAGATTTCCAATTTATTGAAGGCAGTATTGATGCACTAAAAGCGCTAAAAGAACTGGGATACCTTTTAGTTTTAGTGACGAATCAATCAGGTATTGCTCGTGGATATTTTTCAGAAGAACAATTTTTGCAGCTTACAGAATGGATGGACTGGTCATTGGCTGATCGTGGTATTGATTTAGATGGTATCTACTATTGTCCTCATCACCCGGAAGGGAAAGGCGAATATAAAGAAGACTGTGCATGTAGAAAACCAAAATCAGGCATGTTATTAGAGGCGATTAAAGCACTAAAAATCGATCCTGCGCAATCTATTATGGTTGGCGATAAGATTGAAGATCTTAAAGCGGGTATTGACGCAAACGTGAGAACAAATATTTTAGTACGAACAGGTAAACCTATTACAGAAGAAGGAGAGAATCTCGCTGATTATGTTTTGGATTCTATTGCAGATTTACCAAGAATAGCAAAGCGATTAATTAAATAA